The proteins below are encoded in one region of Phaseolus vulgaris cultivar G19833 chromosome 1, P. vulgaris v2.0, whole genome shotgun sequence:
- the LOC137814273 gene encoding calmodulin calcium-dependent NAD kinase-like: protein MGDMQKDYDVEPRFTQIIVALSVGLLFIVVFHYRLKQTRDRKIIPRIRLSRASHVPKLERFSHYVARQMGFNDRRFCPHLCRLASEYIRKYEGFEDDIYAFFENEPDADSLYVKLVEEFERCILSYLAFHWNYGDTIMSQVLSSENEPKKRLKSIVMAATREQRFERLAKNLKVARVFNTLVEEMKAMGIATTDDSQCTEVMAPVAHSDRSPVLLLMGGGMGAGKSTVLKDILKEPFWAGAAGNAVVIEADAFKESDVIYKALSSRGHHDMIQTAELVHQSSTDAASSLLVTALNEGRDVIMDGTLSWVPFVVQTITMARNVHRRRYRMGAGYRVKDDGTVIENYWERIQGVEPEQVEGKKRKPYRIELVGVVCDAYLAVVRGIRRAIMCRRAVRVNSQLKSHKRFAEAFMTYCQLVDNARLYFTNALEGPAKLIGWKDRDKTLLVDPDEFDCLKRLAKLNEKANSIYELYKHPNPACDAGSVWKDIVLSPSRLNIQQELKYSIQKIERVKYNFTLE, encoded by the exons ATGGGAGATATGCAGAAAG ATTATGATGTCGAACCCAGATTTACACAAATCATCGTAGCCCTTTCTGTTGGGTTGTTGTTTATCGTGGTTTTTCATTATCGTCTGAAACAAACTAGAGATCGAAAGATCATCCCACGTATAAGATTGTCACGCGCAAGTCACGTCCCAAAGCTTGAAAGATTCTCCCATTACGTAG CTAGGCAAATGGGGTTCAATGACAGAAGATTTTGTCCCCATCTATGTAGATTAGCTTCTGAATACATAAGGAAATACGAGGGATTTGAAGATGATATATACGCCTTTTTTGAGAATGAACCAGATGCCGATTCACTTTATGTGAAGCTGGTAGAGGAGTTTGAGAGATGCATTCTTAGTTACTTAGCATTCCATTGGAACTACGGTGACACAATTATGAGTCAG GTGTTGAGCTCGGAAAATGAGCCAAAAAAGAGGCTCAAGAGCATAGTTATGGCAGCAACTAG GGAACAAAGGTTCGAGAGACTTGCCAAGAATCTGAAGGTGGCTAGAGTTTTTAATACATTAGTGGAAGAAATGAAAGCGATGGGAATTGCTACAACTGATGACTCTCAATGTACAGAGGTGATGGCACCAGTAGCTCATAGCGATAGGAGTCCAGTGCTCCTTCTAATGGGTGGAGGCATGGGAGCTGGCAAGAGCACCGTGCTCAAGGATATTCTCAAAGA ACCTTTTTGGGCAGGAGCAGCTGGGAATGCCGTAGTCATTGAGGCAGATGCCTTCAAAGAATCAGATGTCATCTACAAGGCCCTTAGCTCAAGAGGTCACCATGACATGATTCAAACAGCAGAACTG GTACACCAATCATCCACAGATGCCGCCTCATCACTCCTAGTTACAGCATTAAATGAAGGACGAGACGTGATTATGGACGGCACACTCTCCTGGGTGCCATTTGTTGTGCAGACAATTACAATGGCTAGGAATGTTCACCGTCGCCGTTACCGCATGGGAGCTGGCTATAGGGTAAAGGATGATGGAACTGTAATTGAAAACTATTGGGAAAGAATTCAGGGCGTAGAGCCTGAACAAGTTGAAGGCAAAAAGCGAAAACCATATAGGATAGAGCTGGTTGGTGTAGTATGTGATGCTTATCTTGCAGTCGTTAGAGGAATAAG GAGAGCTATCATGTGCAGAAGAGCAGTGAGAGTAAACTCACAGTTGAAATCACACAAGAGATTTGCTGAGGCATTTATGACTTACTGTCAACTAGTAGATAATGCACGACTATACTTCACAAACGCATTGGAAGGTCCAGCCAAG TTGATAGGATGGAAAGATAGAGACAAGACACTACTCGTTGATCCAGATGAATTCGACTGTTTGAAGAGGCTTGCCAAGTTGAACGAAAAGGCCAACTCCATCTATGAACTTTACAAGCACCCCAACCCAGCTTGTGATGCTGGATCAGTATGGAAAGACATCGTATTATCTCCTTCAAGGTTGAACATCCAACAGGAGCTCAAGTATTCAATCCAAAAAATTGAAAGAGTGAAATATAACTTCACCCTTGAGTAA